DNA from Roseimicrobium sp. ORNL1:
TTCTCATGCGCCGCTTTCAGGCGCATCTTTTCGCTCTTGCCGCCGCCCCCCTTGGCGGTGCGCCGGCTCTTCGCCTGCTTCTGCTGGGCCTGACGGTGCGCGCTCATCGCGGGAATGCCGCCGGTGTGGCCAGCCCTCCCGTGGGCCGCCAGGACTGGCGGCCGTTCGCACTCCTCTGGGCAGGTGGGATCATGTCACAAGACAGCGGCGTAGCGTCCCTTCCGGGGACCAGTCATCCATTTCCAGGCGGATTCAATGTGCTCTTGCGGTTCTTTGTGCCGGGCCTCCCAGCCCAGCAGGGCCTTGGCCTTGGCGGGGTCGGCCACCAGTTCCGGGGGATCGCCCGCACGGCGGGGGCCGTAGGTCACAGGGATGGTCTTCCCGGTCACCCGCTCTGCAGTGGAGATGATTTCACGCACGCTGAAGCCTCGTCCGGTGCCGAGATTCACGGCAACGCTCTCGCCACCCTTCCGCAGATGCTCCAGAGCCAGGGCATGGGCGTCCGCCAGGTCATTCACGTGAATATAGTCACGGATGCAGGTGCCATCGGGCGTGGGATAGTCCGTGCCGAAGACGGTGATGCTCTCAATCTCCCCTGTCGCGGCCATGAGGATGCGCGGGATGAGATGCGTCTCGGGATCATGGTCCTCGCCGATCTCACCATCGGGGTCACAGCCACTGGCATTAAAATAGCGGAGGAAGACCGACTTCAGTCCCCAAGCCGTGTCGCAATCCTTCAGCACGCGCTCCAGCATTTGTTTGCTGGCGCCATACGGGTTCACAGGGTCCTGCGGGTGGGTCTCGTTCATGGGGATGAACTGCGGATTCCCATACGTGGCGCAGGTGGAGGAAAAGATGAATTCCTTCACCCCGTGACGCTGCATGGCCTCCAGCAGAGTGAGCGGGGCGGCGAGGTTGTTCCGGTAGTACTTGAGCGGGTCCGTGACCGACTCTCCCACGTAAGCGAAAGCGGCAAAATGCAGGACAGCCTCCGGCTGGTGCTCGGCAAAAAGCTTCTCCACCAGAGCGGCATCTGCCATATCCCCCTCCACCAGGGTCACGCGATCCAGCGGCAGGGCATCACGATGGCCAAAGACGAGGTTGTCCAACACGACAACCTTCTCCCCCCGCTTGAGCAGTTGCTTGACGGTGTGGGAACCGATGTAACCAGCGCCGCCGGTGATGAGGAGGGTACCTTTTGCCATGAGCCAAGATTTCAAGCCATGTGAATAACTTGCCAAGCGAAAAACTAAAATCCCGGATCACTTCCAGTCTTTCACCGCATGACTTCGGGACGTCATTTAATGTTTATAATTTGGGATTTGCACCCCGCGAAGCCCCCTTATACGCTCAACCTCATGGATACAGTGAGACTCGGCATCGTTGGACTCGGCAACATGGGCAAAGCCCACCTAATGAACATCCGCGCAGGCAAGGTGGAGGGCCTCCGCGTGACCGCGCTCTGTGAAAGCGTCGGCACGCTCCCGAAGCTCATCGAAGGCGAAACGCCCTTCACTGATGTGAATGCGATGATCCACAGCGGCCGCATCGATGCCATCCTCATCTGCACCCCGCACTTCTCCCACACCACCATCGGCATCGAAGCCCTGAAGACCGGCCTGCACGTCC
Protein-coding regions in this window:
- the galE gene encoding UDP-glucose 4-epimerase GalE → MAKGTLLITGGAGYIGSHTVKQLLKRGEKVVVLDNLVFGHRDALPLDRVTLVEGDMADAALVEKLFAEHQPEAVLHFAAFAYVGESVTDPLKYYRNNLAAPLTLLEAMQRHGVKEFIFSSTCATYGNPQFIPMNETHPQDPVNPYGASKQMLERVLKDCDTAWGLKSVFLRYFNASGCDPDGEIGEDHDPETHLIPRILMAATGEIESITVFGTDYPTPDGTCIRDYIHVNDLADAHALALEHLRKGGESVAVNLGTGRGFSVREIISTAERVTGKTIPVTYGPRRAGDPPELVADPAKAKALLGWEARHKEPQEHIESAWKWMTGPRKGRYAAVL